Sequence from the Kribbella aluminosa genome:
GTGGCGGCGGCGCGGCGGGACTACATGGACGAGTCCGGCGGGCGGTACGTGCACGTCATCGCGGACGGTTCGGTCGGGCGCTCCGGTGACGTGGCCAAGGCGATCGCCTGCGGGGCGGACGCGGTGATGGTTGGTTCGCCGCTGGCCCGCGCGAGCGACGCCCCCGGCGGCGGGTACCACTGGGGCGCCGAGGCCTGGCACCAGGACCTGCCCCGCGGCGAGCGGGTCGAGGTCGGCGTCACCGGCACGATGGAGCAGATCCTGTTCGGCCCGTCCTGGGTCCCGGACGGCACGATGAACCTGGTCGGCGCCCTCAAGCGCGCCATGGCCACCACGGGCTACACGGAGCTCAAGGAGTTCCAGCGAGTCGAGGTAGTCGTCGGTTGAGTGAGGGCGTACTGCTCCTGCACGGTTCGAGCGGTACGCCGGACCTTGAGCGTGCTCGCCTGCTCGAGGCCGAGGGGTACGACGTGGTCGTGCCGCAGTGGCCGGTGACGTACGAGGTGCCGCTGGAGTCGTTCCCGCTGGACGAGTTGGCGCACCACGATCGGCTGATCGTGATGGGCAGCTCGTGGGGTGCGGAGGCGGCGCTGCTGCTCGGTGCACTCGACGAGCGGGTCGAGTCGGTGATCGCGTTCGCCCCGAGCGCGTACGTCTGGGGCCGGAACGTGGCCGACGGCAGCCAACGGTCCGCATGGACGTGGCGGGGCGAGCCGCTGCCGTTCGTGCCGTTCGACCGGGACTGGCAGCCCGGCACCGACCCGCCGAGCTTCACCGGGCTGTACCGGCAGAGCCTGCGGGTTGCGACGGAGCAGATGCGGATCCCCGTGGAGCGGATCCGCGGCGAGGTCC
This genomic interval carries:
- a CDS encoding acyl-CoA thioester hydrolase/BAAT C-terminal domain-containing protein; its protein translation is MSEGVLLLHGSSGTPDLERARLLEAEGYDVVVPQWPVTYEVPLESFPLDELAHHDRLIVMGSSWGAEAALLLGALDERVESVIAFAPSAYVWGRNVADGSQRSAWTWRGEPLPFVPFDRDWQPGTDPPSFTGLYRQSLRVATEQMRIPVERIRGEVLLVAGGDDQVWPAVEFADEIVRRRGDRPTHVVTVAAAGHRAVLPGEEPKTAGQRMARGGVEAADRELGALAWAEVLRVLAGS